A region from the Brassica napus cultivar Da-Ae chromosome C8, Da-Ae, whole genome shotgun sequence genome encodes:
- the LOC125591528 gene encoding uncharacterized protein LOC125591528 — MANNGVPFQVPLLTKSNYDNWSLRLMAILGAHDVWEIVEKGFVEPENDGGLSQTQKDGLRDSRKRDKKALCLIHQGLDEDTFEKVSGAKTSKEAWEKLQTSYKGAEQVKKVRLQTLRGEFEALQTKEGELISDYFSRVLTVTNNLKRNGEKLDDVRIMEKVLRSLDSKFEHIVTVIEETKDLETMTMEQLLGSLQAYEEKKKKKEDIVEQVLKMRIGHKEESGRSNLRRGGGHFRGRGCGVNGRGWRPYEDNFNQR, encoded by the coding sequence ATGGCAAACAATGGTGTTCCCTTCCAAGTTCCATTGCTCACTAAAAGCAACTATGACAATTGGAGTCTTAGGCTGATGGCTATCCTAGGAGCacatgatgtgtgggagatagtcGAGAAAGGCTTCGTTGAACCGGAGAATGATGGTGGTTTATCTCAAACACAAAAGGATGGTTTGAGAGATTcaaggaagagagacaagaaggctctctgtCTAATCCATCAAGGATTAGATGAAGATACATTTGAGAAGGTTTCTGGAGCAAAGACATCCAAAGAAGCATGGGAGAAGCTTCAGACATCTTACAAGGGAGCAGAACAAGTTAAGAAGGTACGTCTTCAAACTCTAAGAGGAGAATTTGAAGCATTACAAACGAAGGAAGGAGAACTCATCTCAGATTACTTCTCAAGAGTCTTGACGGTTACTAATAACCTAAAAAGAAATGGTGAGAAGTTAGATGATGTAAGAATCATGGAGAAAGTTCTTAGATCATTGGATTCGAAATTCGAACACATTGTTACCGTGATTGAAGAGACAAAAGACTTGGAGACTATGACAATGGAGCAACTTCTTGGATCACTACaagcttatgaagaaaagaagaagaagaaagaagatattgTGGAGCAAGTTCTCAAGATGAGAATTGGTCACAAGGAAGAAAGTGGCCGAAGCAATCTAAGACGTGGTGGCGGTCATTTCCGAGGACGAGGTTGTGGTGTAAATGGACGAGGTTGGAGACCATATGAAGACAACTTCAACCAAAGATGA
- the LOC111198441 gene encoding uncharacterized protein LOC111198441: MEYAQLLKSDDCDSLDECKRLNGAALALMFTVAMRCLPSLTYLDKVRQLMVDLEDGKADATVVKHAIFLSMEDCTIPKAYGVDAPNVDDFVHPETLRWIGELEREHGYPQPSQ, from the coding sequence ATGGAATATGCGCAGCTTCTGAAAAGTGATGATTGTGATTCTCTCGACGAGTGCAAGCGCCTGAACGGTGCTGCTCTTGCGCTTATGTTTACTGTTGCAATGAGATGCCTCCCAAGTCTGACTTATCTCGACAAGGTCAGGCAGCTCATGGTGGATCTAGAAGATGGGAAGGCTGATGCTACTGTTGTGAAGCACGCCATCTTCTTGTCTATGGAAGACTGTACAATCCCTAAAGCTTATGGCGTTGATGCTCCTAATGTTGACGATTTTGTTCATCCAGAAACTTTGCGTTGGATTGGGGAGTTGGAACGTGAACATGGATACCCCCAGCCTTCACAGTGA